From Butyricimonas paravirosa, one genomic window encodes:
- the gpmA gene encoding 2,3-diphosphoglycerate-dependent phosphoglycerate mutase, which yields MYKLILVRHGESVWNKENRFTGWTDVDLSERGEQEARRAGELIKKHDLFFDVAYSSVLKRAIRTQHILAEVADRVWVPEVHHWRLNERHYGALQGLNKAETAKKYGEEQVHIWRRSFDVTPPLLEPDDSRCAVFEDKYRDVDPAVLPLGESLALTITRVLPFWQDYIAPSLLSGKTVLVTAHGNSLRALIKYLDDISDEEIVKLEIPTGIPQLYELDEQLHPLSRKYLE from the coding sequence AGTGTCTGGAACAAGGAAAACAGGTTTACCGGGTGGACGGATGTCGACCTGAGTGAACGGGGCGAACAGGAAGCACGCCGGGCGGGAGAGCTAATTAAGAAACATGATCTTTTCTTTGATGTAGCTTATTCTTCCGTGTTGAAACGTGCGATTCGTACGCAGCATATTTTGGCAGAAGTTGCCGATCGGGTGTGGGTACCCGAAGTTCATCACTGGCGTTTGAACGAGCGACATTACGGGGCATTACAGGGATTAAATAAAGCGGAGACGGCAAAGAAATACGGGGAGGAGCAGGTGCATATATGGCGAAGGAGTTTTGATGTGACACCACCATTGTTGGAGCCGGATGATTCTCGTTGTGCCGTTTTCGAGGATAAGTACAGGGATGTTGATCCGGCCGTTCTTCCTTTGGGGGAATCATTGGCATTGACGATCACGCGGGTCCTCCCGTTCTGGCAGGATTATATCGCACCTTCGTTGCTTTCAGGGAAGACGGTTCTGGTAACGGCCCACGGGAATAGCCTGCGGGCGTTGATCAAATATCTGGATGATATTAGCGACGAGGAGATCGTCAAGTTGGAGATACCGACGGGTATTCCCCAATTGTATGAGCTGGATGAGCAATTGCATCCCTTATCTCGTAAATATCTGGAATAG
- a CDS encoding exodeoxyribonuclease III, translating to MKIITYNVNGLRAALSKGFTQWLEEEQPDVVCLQETKAQPDQIPTLEFEALGYKSYFFSAKKKGYSGVAILTRVAPDHVEYGMGIPAYDDEGRFIRADYGDLSVVSVYHPSGTTGDERQAFKMKWLEDFQHYIGELKKVRPNLILCGDYNICHRPIDIHDPVRNATNSGFLPEEREWIGGFIDTGFIDTFRYFHPEEAGKYSWWSYRFNARANNKGWRIDYCMASESLKSRLQDAYILPEVHHSDHCPCVLVIGEV from the coding sequence ATGAAAATTATAACTTATAACGTGAATGGGTTACGGGCCGCTTTGTCCAAAGGTTTTACACAATGGCTGGAGGAAGAACAGCCGGATGTCGTGTGTTTACAGGAAACGAAGGCTCAGCCGGATCAGATACCTACACTGGAATTCGAGGCGTTAGGTTACAAGTCGTACTTTTTTTCAGCCAAGAAAAAGGGGTATAGTGGGGTTGCCATCCTGACCCGGGTGGCGCCCGACCACGTGGAGTACGGGATGGGTATTCCGGCTTATGATGACGAGGGGCGTTTTATCCGTGCCGATTACGGTGATCTTTCTGTCGTGAGCGTGTACCATCCGTCCGGGACTACCGGCGACGAACGGCAGGCATTTAAGATGAAATGGTTAGAGGATTTTCAGCATTATATCGGGGAGCTGAAAAAGGTACGGCCGAATCTGATCTTGTGCGGGGACTACAATATATGTCACCGGCCGATAGATATTCACGATCCGGTGCGGAATGCCACGAATAGCGGGTTCTTACCGGAAGAACGGGAATGGATCGGGGGATTTATTGATACCGGTTTTATCGACACGTTCCGTTACTTCCACCCCGAAGAGGCCGGGAAGTATTCTTGGTGGAGTTACCGGTTTAACGCCCGGGCAAATAACAAGGGATGGCGTATTGATTACTGTATGGCGAGCGAAAGTCTTAAATCCCGGCTGCAAGATGCTTATATTTTGCCGGAAGTGCATCACTCGGATCATTGTCCTTGCGTGCTGGTGATAGGGGAGGTTTAA
- a CDS encoding DUF3868 domain-containing protein, with protein MKRAFIYTIFLLTAGLFFTELKAQEVYLGEVKIIQNRFEQRGDSVYIEMNVNLNGLPVHKNQSFILTPVVETEKASEELPSIVINGKRREKAYQRALAFNHGHPPFPIYTTVIVNQWSRERIAYNVVVPYETWMKDAKLNLRENFCECGGEKRLISIKMLAQTIKLENQEETTVKIVSIEKEEDEKNIYYKEGSAYLDFPLNQTYILPDFRRNQKELDKIRVTLDSITSNPDYEITGIYLTGYASPEGSYAQNEVLSRDRTRALRNYLLRRYSFPENLYHVDWRGEDWIGLKRLILLYGMPNEEQVLSIMENYSVFEGREKRLMDLNNGKPYRYMMKHFFPELRRVDYKITYKVIK; from the coding sequence ATGAAAAGAGCGTTTATATATACTATATTCTTGTTGACTGCCGGGCTGTTCTTCACGGAACTCAAGGCTCAAGAAGTATATTTGGGAGAGGTGAAAATTATACAAAATCGTTTCGAGCAACGGGGAGACAGCGTTTATATCGAGATGAACGTGAACTTGAACGGTTTACCCGTGCATAAAAACCAATCTTTCATCCTGACCCCGGTGGTTGAAACTGAAAAAGCATCCGAGGAACTCCCGTCCATCGTGATTAACGGGAAAAGACGGGAAAAAGCCTATCAACGGGCGCTGGCTTTCAATCACGGACACCCCCCTTTCCCGATTTACACGACGGTTATCGTTAATCAATGGAGCCGGGAGAGAATTGCCTATAACGTGGTTGTTCCTTATGAGACGTGGATGAAGGACGCTAAACTGAATTTACGGGAGAACTTCTGTGAATGTGGTGGGGAAAAACGACTGATTTCCATCAAGATGCTAGCGCAGACTATCAAGCTGGAAAACCAAGAGGAAACAACCGTGAAGATAGTTTCTATCGAAAAGGAAGAAGACGAGAAAAACATATATTACAAGGAAGGTTCAGCATACCTGGACTTCCCGCTAAACCAAACTTACATTCTCCCCGATTTCAGAAGAAATCAGAAGGAGCTGGACAAAATCAGGGTAACGCTAGATTCTATCACGAGCAACCCCGACTACGAGATCACGGGAATTTACCTCACCGGCTATGCGTCACCAGAGGGATCATACGCGCAGAACGAGGTGTTATCCAGAGATCGCACGAGAGCGCTGAGGAATTACTTGCTCCGCAGGTATTCATTCCCGGAAAACCTTTACCACGTGGATTGGCGAGGGGAAGACTGGATCGGATTAAAGAGATTAATTCTCCTGTACGGGATGCCAAATGAAGAGCAAGTACTCTCGATTATGGAAAACTACAGCGTGTTCGAGGGAAGAGAGAAGCGCCTCATGGATTTGAACAACGGGAAACCATACAGGTACATGATGAAACATTTCTTCCCGGAATTGAGACGAGTGGATTACAAGATCACGTACAAGGTGATTAAATAA
- a CDS encoding DUF3575 domain-containing protein: MMRKVIIVAGLILFMVIGRSHGQEKKFYDAPLVGVKTNALYWLTTTINVGAEIGLGRKTTVDLLGTYNPWSFGDNKKVKHWLIQPEFRYWTCERFNGHFWGLHAFYGEFNMGGIKMLGMRKYRYEGTLYGAGIAYGHQWILGKRWNLEATIGVGYARIEYDKYEYQTCGPYIKKGTKDYIGPTKIGINFIYIIK, from the coding sequence ATGATGAGGAAAGTAATAATCGTAGCAGGTCTGATTCTATTTATGGTGATAGGCAGATCTCACGGACAAGAAAAAAAGTTTTACGACGCTCCTCTAGTCGGAGTGAAAACAAATGCCCTTTACTGGTTGACGACCACCATTAACGTCGGGGCTGAAATCGGACTGGGGCGCAAAACGACGGTGGATTTACTAGGGACTTACAATCCTTGGAGTTTTGGAGATAATAAAAAAGTAAAGCATTGGTTGATACAACCGGAGTTTCGCTACTGGACCTGCGAACGCTTCAACGGCCATTTTTGGGGACTACACGCTTTTTACGGCGAGTTCAACATGGGAGGAATCAAGATGCTGGGAATGAGGAAATACCGTTACGAGGGGACTCTTTACGGGGCCGGAATTGCATACGGTCACCAATGGATTCTCGGGAAACGATGGAACTTAGAAGCTACGATCGGGGTAGGCTATGCACGTATCGAATACGACAAGTATGAATACCAAACCTGTGGACCATATATTAAAAAGGGTACGAAAGATTATATCGGCCCCACGAAAATAGGGATCAATTTTATATATATTATAAAATAA
- a CDS encoding HU family DNA-binding protein, with the protein MNKRELIEKVAEKNGTSKVEAAKAVNAVIGTMAETLKKGEKISLLELGSFAIRERKERNGYNPNSKENMVIPAKKVVKFSIGKYFFD; encoded by the coding sequence ATGAACAAACGAGAATTAATTGAAAAAGTGGCCGAGAAAAACGGAACCAGTAAAGTAGAAGCAGCTAAGGCTGTAAACGCTGTAATCGGAACCATGGCTGAGACGTTAAAAAAAGGTGAAAAAATATCCTTGTTAGAATTAGGATCTTTCGCTATCAGAGAACGTAAAGAACGTAACGGTTATAACCCGAATAGCAAGGAAAACATGGTGATTCCGGCTAAGAAAGTAGTTAAATTTTCTATAGGTAAATACTTTTTTGATTAA
- a CDS encoding helix-turn-helix domain-containing protein, translating to MKNAVVNELISTMREVTPKEGNLANVLMDILCMSKEAIYRRLRGEVAFTFSEVAIIASQLGISLDKIIGNSMSGGAMFDLNVLNPADPMDNYYDILVRYQKLFRYVKTDSTTEIVTASNTIPYTFYAPYEHLSKFRIGRWLYQNERLRTPASLSDIVLPEKLVKVQKELIEDLRLVRRTCFILDENLFGSFVKEIKYFSELGLVSTNDVQNMKKELHQLLRELEILSEKGSFHNGNALSVYLSNVNFEATYSYVEKVGFQICFLRVYSINSMDSRDSKICDYQKKWIHSLKRHSTLISQSGEIQRMMFFNEQKKVVDAL from the coding sequence ATGAAGAATGCCGTGGTAAATGAATTAATCAGCACGATGCGCGAGGTTACCCCTAAAGAGGGTAATCTTGCTAATGTCCTTATGGATATTTTGTGCATGAGTAAGGAGGCGATTTACCGGAGATTAAGGGGTGAGGTTGCTTTTACGTTCAGCGAAGTTGCGATCATCGCCAGTCAGCTGGGCATATCGTTGGATAAGATTATTGGTAACAGTATGTCCGGTGGGGCGATGTTCGACTTGAACGTGCTCAATCCAGCGGATCCGATGGATAACTATTACGATATTCTGGTGCGCTATCAGAAACTTTTTCGTTATGTGAAGACGGACTCGACAACGGAGATAGTGACCGCGTCGAACACGATTCCTTATACATTTTACGCCCCTTACGAACATTTGTCAAAATTCCGGATTGGCAGGTGGTTATATCAGAACGAACGCTTGAGAACTCCCGCGTCCTTGTCCGACATCGTTCTTCCGGAAAAATTAGTAAAAGTTCAGAAAGAATTAATTGAAGATTTAAGGCTTGTCAGAAGGACTTGTTTTATACTGGATGAAAATCTCTTCGGTTCGTTTGTTAAAGAGATCAAGTATTTCTCTGAATTGGGACTGGTTTCGACGAACGACGTGCAAAACATGAAAAAGGAGTTACACCAGCTTTTACGCGAGTTGGAAATATTGTCTGAAAAAGGATCGTTTCACAATGGGAACGCCTTGTCGGTTTATCTCTCTAACGTGAATTTTGAAGCAACGTATAGCTACGTGGAGAAGGTCGGGTTTCAGATATGTTTTTTGCGGGTTTATTCGATCAACTCGATGGATTCGCGAGATAGTAAAATATGTGATTATCAAAAGAAATGGATTCATTCGTTGAAGAGACATTCCACGCTGATTTCGCAAAGTGGAGAGATTCAACGGATGATGTTTTTTAATGAGCAAAAGAAAGTAGTAGACGCGTTATAG
- a CDS encoding DUF5106 domain-containing protein, with the protein MSKSRIVRVWITVACLSLVISACSSSPKKQGKEEPKNTEIKSFQAPEIPPVYTDQRERAKYLVTHYWDKFNFADTSLIRMPEITEQAFVDFLQVLPYVSYTDAEKEISGMLDKALSADTLMFAYFTVLYDKYLYNPNSPMLNEELYIPVLRYIVNSERVGEIDKMRPAFRLEMALKNRVGNPATDFTYTLPSGKKGKLSGINADYTILFFNNPDCNACRAIKAEVEASGVVKNLLNTKVQGNRKKLVFLSVFPDPELEVWRRMLPEQPKEWMCTYDDGQVITKERLYDLRAIPTFYLLDREKRVLLKDAPFRVIETYLGERL; encoded by the coding sequence ATGAGTAAGAGTAGGATCGTTCGGGTTTGGATTACTGTCGCGTGTTTATCGCTAGTAATCTCCGCTTGTTCTTCTTCCCCTAAAAAACAGGGAAAAGAGGAACCTAAAAATACAGAAATCAAATCATTTCAGGCACCGGAAATTCCACCTGTTTATACCGACCAGCGGGAGCGGGCGAAATACTTGGTGACTCATTACTGGGATAAGTTTAATTTTGCCGATACTTCTTTGATCCGGATGCCAGAGATCACGGAACAGGCTTTCGTGGATTTCTTGCAGGTGTTGCCTTATGTCTCGTATACCGATGCCGAGAAAGAGATTTCCGGGATGTTGGATAAGGCATTATCGGCTGATACGCTGATGTTTGCCTATTTTACGGTGTTGTATGATAAATATCTTTATAACCCGAATTCCCCGATGTTGAACGAGGAACTTTATATTCCCGTGCTGAGATATATCGTGAATTCCGAACGGGTGGGAGAGATAGATAAAATGCGTCCCGCTTTTCGGCTGGAGATGGCGCTAAAGAATCGGGTGGGGAATCCGGCAACCGATTTCACCTATACATTACCTTCCGGGAAGAAAGGGAAGTTGTCGGGCATAAACGCGGATTACACGATTCTCTTCTTCAATAATCCCGATTGTAATGCCTGCCGGGCCATTAAGGCCGAGGTGGAAGCATCCGGGGTGGTGAAGAACTTGTTGAATACCAAAGTACAGGGTAACCGGAAGAAACTGGTATTCTTATCTGTATTCCCTGATCCCGAGCTGGAGGTATGGCGGCGAATGTTGCCGGAACAACCGAAAGAATGGATGTGTACTTATGATGACGGTCAAGTGATCACGAAGGAACGCCTCTATGATTTGCGGGCGATCCCGACATTCTATTTGTTGGATCGAGAGAAACGGGTTTTGTTGAAGGATGCTCCCTTCCGGGTAATTGAGACCTATTTGGGGGAGAGGTTATAA
- a CDS encoding DJ-1/PfpI family protein, producing MAKKVAVLAVNPVNGFGLFQYLETFFENGISYKVFAVAETKEIKTNSGIALVADDVIAHLKGHEDEFDALVFGCGDAVPKFGENAGKPYNQDMLAVIKAFGEKGKIMIGHCAAAMMFDSVGIATGKKVAVHPLAKPAIQHAKASDEKSEIDGNFYTAQTENTIWTMMPEVIAALKE from the coding sequence ATGGCAAAAAAAGTAGCCGTATTGGCAGTTAACCCGGTAAACGGGTTCGGTTTGTTCCAGTATCTGGAAACATTTTTCGAAAATGGCATTTCCTATAAAGTATTTGCAGTGGCAGAAACGAAAGAAATCAAGACGAATTCCGGCATTGCCCTCGTGGCTGATGACGTGATTGCTCACTTGAAAGGACACGAGGACGAGTTCGACGCTCTTGTATTCGGCTGTGGTGACGCTGTACCTAAATTCGGGGAAAACGCCGGAAAGCCTTACAACCAAGATATGTTGGCCGTGATCAAAGCTTTCGGGGAGAAGGGTAAAATCATGATCGGCCACTGCGCCGCTGCCATGATGTTCGACTCCGTGGGCATCGCCACCGGAAAGAAAGTAGCCGTTCATCCTCTTGCCAAACCGGCCATCCAACATGCAAAAGCCTCCGACGAGAAATCCGAGATCGACGGCAATTTCTACACCGCTCAAACGGAAAACACGATCTGGACCATGATGCCGGAAGTGATTGCGGCGCTGAAGGAATAA
- a CDS encoding winged helix-turn-helix transcriptional regulator codes for MENFYTNDNCPIRDVLSRLGDKWSMLVLVTLNANGTMRFCDVHKAIADISQRMLTVTLRTLEADGLISRKVYAEVPPRVEYRLTELGESLMPRVQMLVDWALEHMGEIMKHREVMAK; via the coding sequence ATGGAAAATTTTTACACGAACGATAATTGTCCCATTCGTGATGTTTTGAGTCGCTTGGGTGACAAATGGTCAATGCTCGTCCTCGTGACGTTGAATGCGAACGGAACCATGCGATTCTGTGATGTTCATAAAGCGATTGCCGACATATCCCAGCGTATGCTGACGGTCACCTTGCGGACGTTGGAGGCCGACGGGTTAATTTCGAGAAAGGTATATGCCGAGGTGCCGCCGCGGGTGGAATATCGGCTCACGGAGCTGGGTGAAAGCTTGATGCCGCGGGTGCAGATGCTGGTGGATTGGGCATTGGAACACATGGGTGAAATCATGAAACATCGGGAAGTGATGGCCAAATAA
- a CDS encoding heavy metal translocating P-type ATPase, whose translation MKKYSAELISFGLLLCGIGLSWGNVAWFQTEIVRFVWYLVAFIPVGFPVLKEAVECLREKEYFNEFMLMSLAAIGAFYIGEYPEGVAVMLFYSIGEKFQDSAVSRARSNIRALLDVRPEQATVIRDGQEKIEKPEQVRVGEIIEIKVGERVPLDGIMLGDVAAFNTAALTGESVPRNIRAGEDVLAGMIVTDRVVRVKVTKPYDQSALARILEMVQNASERKAPAELFIRKFARIYTPVVTGLAVLIVLVPWIVSWVQPDFSFVLNDWLYRALVFLVISCPCALVVSIPLGYFGGIGAASRQGILFKGGNYLDAITKINTVVFDKTGTLTKGVFEVQQVHVREGFTEEEVVRTIASVESRSNHPIAKAVEQYAKSRQISIRRDVEVSELAGYGLKTLVDGQEVLVGNTRLLEKYGISFPSELTGVPETLVVCAVNGEYVGHLLLADTVKEDAKEAVAALKKLNIDNIQILSGDKQTIVSKLAGYLGVDEAYGDLLPEDKVAHVEALKSDPGRRVAFVGDGINDAPVLALSDVGVAMGGLGSDAAIEIADVVLQTDQPGRLAMAIRIGKETRRIIWQNITLAFGVKLIVLVLGAGGLATMWEAVFADVGVALLAILNAIRIQKRAR comes from the coding sequence ATGAAAAAATATAGTGCAGAATTGATTTCCTTCGGGTTGCTGCTTTGCGGAATCGGTTTATCTTGGGGGAATGTCGCTTGGTTTCAGACGGAAATCGTGCGATTTGTATGGTATTTGGTCGCTTTTATTCCGGTAGGGTTTCCCGTGTTGAAAGAGGCCGTGGAGTGCTTGCGGGAAAAGGAATACTTTAACGAATTCATGTTGATGTCACTGGCAGCCATCGGGGCCTTTTATATTGGAGAGTACCCGGAAGGCGTGGCCGTGATGTTATTTTATTCCATCGGTGAGAAATTCCAAGATAGTGCGGTGAGCCGGGCCCGTTCGAATATCCGGGCTTTACTTGATGTACGTCCGGAGCAGGCAACGGTTATTCGTGACGGGCAAGAAAAGATCGAGAAACCGGAACAAGTTCGTGTCGGGGAGATCATCGAGATCAAGGTGGGGGAACGGGTACCCTTGGACGGGATCATGCTGGGTGACGTGGCGGCTTTTAACACGGCGGCTTTGACCGGGGAGAGCGTGCCTCGGAACATCCGCGCGGGAGAGGATGTGCTGGCGGGGATGATCGTGACCGACCGGGTTGTGCGGGTGAAGGTGACGAAGCCCTATGATCAGAGTGCTCTGGCCCGGATTCTGGAAATGGTACAGAACGCCTCCGAGCGTAAAGCTCCTGCGGAACTTTTTATCCGGAAGTTTGCCCGGATCTACACGCCCGTGGTCACGGGGTTGGCCGTGTTGATCGTGCTGGTTCCTTGGATCGTGTCGTGGGTACAACCGGATTTCTCTTTCGTGCTGAATGATTGGTTGTATCGGGCGCTCGTGTTCCTGGTAATATCCTGCCCGTGCGCGCTGGTGGTCAGTATCCCGCTGGGGTATTTCGGGGGAATCGGGGCGGCATCCCGGCAGGGAATTCTCTTTAAAGGGGGAAACTACTTGGATGCAATCACGAAGATTAACACGGTTGTATTCGATAAGACCGGGACGTTGACGAAGGGTGTGTTCGAGGTGCAGCAAGTACACGTTCGGGAGGGTTTTACCGAAGAGGAGGTTGTGCGAACAATTGCCTCTGTCGAGAGCAGGAGCAATCACCCGATAGCCAAGGCGGTCGAGCAGTATGCTAAATCCCGGCAAATCTCCATCCGGCGTGACGTGGAGGTCTCCGAGCTGGCAGGCTACGGATTGAAGACACTCGTTGATGGGCAGGAGGTACTGGTGGGAAATACTCGTTTGTTGGAGAAGTACGGGATCTCGTTCCCGTCCGAGCTGACCGGGGTTCCCGAAACGCTTGTCGTGTGTGCGGTAAATGGCGAGTACGTCGGTCACTTGTTGCTGGCGGACACCGTGAAAGAAGATGCTAAAGAAGCCGTTGCAGCATTAAAAAAATTAAATATTGATAATATTCAGATATTATCGGGAGATAAACAAACAATTGTTTCTAAATTAGCAGGGTATTTGGGCGTGGACGAGGCCTACGGGGATTTGTTGCCCGAGGACAAGGTGGCGCACGTGGAGGCATTGAAGAGCGATCCGGGAAGGCGTGTTGCTTTCGTGGGTGATGGGATTAATGATGCCCCGGTGCTTGCCCTGAGCGACGTGGGAGTTGCCATGGGGGGCTTGGGAAGTGATGCTGCGATTGAGATCGCGGATGTGGTTCTCCAGACGGATCAGCCCGGTCGGTTGGCCATGGCGATCCGGATCGGGAAAGAGACCCGCCGGATCATCTGGCAGAACATCACGCTGGCTTTCGGGGTAAAACTGATCGTGTTGGTACTGGGAGCCGGGGGACTCGCCACCATGTGGGAGGCCGTGTTTGCCGATGTCGGGGTAGCCTTGTTGGCAATTTTGAACGCGATAAGAATACAGAAACGAGCAAGATAG
- a CDS encoding Fur family transcriptional regulator translates to MDEKVYLEKLEKREIKPTAMRLLILKAMTRFTRAFSLLDLETELDTVDKSTIFRTINLFLDHHLIHVIDDGSGSLKYSVCSNECTCSIDDLHAHFYCRNCHKTFCLRKIHVPTVALPGDFTLESINYVLKGLCAECSSRVES, encoded by the coding sequence ATGGACGAGAAGGTATATTTGGAAAAACTGGAAAAGCGGGAGATCAAGCCGACGGCCATGCGGCTGTTGATTCTGAAGGCGATGACCCGCTTTACCCGGGCGTTTAGCCTACTGGACCTAGAGACGGAATTGGATACCGTGGATAAATCGACGATATTCCGGACGATTAATCTGTTTTTGGATCATCACTTGATTCACGTGATTGATGACGGTTCCGGTTCGTTGAAATATTCGGTATGCAGTAATGAATGTACCTGTTCTATCGATGATCTTCACGCTCATTTCTATTGCCGGAATTGCCACAAGACCTTTTGTTTAAGAAAAATTCACGTGCCCACGGTGGCCTTGCCCGGCGATTTTACGTTAGAAAGTATAAACTACGTGTTGAAGGGGTTATGTGCCGAATGTTCTTCACGGGTGGAATCGTAA
- a CDS encoding heavy-metal-associated domain-containing protein: MKTSKFKTTAKCGGCVAKIGETLDKVVARDQWNIDLSTPDRVLTITSDLSDDRVIELVKEAGFKAEKLG, translated from the coding sequence ATGAAAACAAGTAAATTCAAAACCACCGCCAAATGTGGCGGATGCGTTGCCAAGATCGGTGAAACGCTGGATAAAGTAGTCGCTCGTGACCAATGGAATATCGATCTCTCCACTCCCGACCGGGTGTTGACGATTACTTCCGATTTGTCAGATGACCGGGTAATCGAGCTGGTGAAAGAGGCCGGATTTAAGGCTGAGAAATTGGGATAA
- a CDS encoding RNA-binding S4 domain-containing protein, giving the protein MITFEIDTEYIELIKLLKATRIADSGAMAKILVENGEVTRNGEPEFRKRAKITKGEIITALGQSVKVV; this is encoded by the coding sequence ATGATCACGTTTGAAATAGACACCGAATACATTGAATTAATCAAGCTGCTAAAGGCCACCCGCATCGCTGACAGCGGTGCCATGGCCAAGATTCTCGTGGAAAATGGAGAGGTTACCCGCAATGGAGAACCCGAATTCCGCAAACGTGCTAAAATCACCAAAGGAGAAATCATCACCGCTTTGGGACAAAGCGTGAAGGTAGTATAA
- a CDS encoding OmpP1/FadL family transporter, with product MKRLVIAVLASILSMTVFAEGYQVNLLSTKQTGMGHVGTGMKLGAESMHFNPAGLVFLRTNMDFSLGISAIMAKAKYSYDGYSAKTDNPVGTPLYAYAGFKIYDNLAAGISLTTPYGNSLKWPKNWAGAGLIQDISLKSYVIQPTLSYKITDRLSIGVGLQLAWGNVNLSRALMGASDLQGIGTKFESLLPLLAGVPSNIIPDADKQAMQEMVALMKGTEVPPAYARLEGNAHMRVGFNVGIMYDICDKVTVGLSYRSKIKMRVKEGEASLNYANRRIEDLFANMEDLLAKYGPMLNQLPGVTIPNISIPKYDEGTFHAELPLPSNTTLGVSYRPTDRWELALDLQYVGWNAYDSLNVYFNEAELGIAPIKAEKDYKNSMTYRIGASYKTTDRLVLRAGVYYDQSPIRKKLYNPETPGMDKLGLSAGLTFEPYKGLQFDVAFLYIQGFSQHGKYPYKNVVTGADEMFEGKYKSTAFSPSIGISYRF from the coding sequence ATGAAGAGATTAGTCATTGCAGTATTGGCTTCTATTTTGAGCATGACGGTTTTTGCCGAAGGATACCAAGTCAATTTGTTAAGCACGAAACAGACCGGAATGGGACACGTGGGGACCGGGATGAAATTGGGTGCGGAGAGTATGCATTTTAACCCGGCAGGACTGGTGTTTTTGCGTACCAATATGGATTTTTCATTAGGTATATCTGCTATCATGGCCAAGGCTAAATATAGTTACGACGGGTATTCGGCCAAGACGGATAACCCGGTAGGAACGCCGCTATACGCTTACGCCGGGTTCAAGATTTACGATAATTTGGCTGCCGGAATCAGCCTGACCACTCCTTACGGGAACTCCTTGAAGTGGCCGAAGAACTGGGCCGGGGCAGGGTTGATTCAGGATATTAGCCTGAAATCATACGTGATTCAACCAACGCTTTCTTATAAGATCACGGATCGTTTGAGTATCGGTGTCGGTTTGCAACTGGCTTGGGGAAACGTGAATCTTTCTAGGGCATTGATGGGGGCGAGCGATTTGCAGGGGATAGGAACGAAGTTTGAAAGTTTATTACCATTGTTGGCAGGTGTTCCCTCGAATATAATTCCGGATGCGGATAAACAGGCAATGCAGGAGATGGTTGCATTGATGAAAGGGACGGAGGTTCCACCGGCTTATGCTCGTTTGGAAGGAAATGCACACATGAGAGTGGGTTTTAACGTGGGAATCATGTACGATATTTGTGATAAAGTGACTGTCGGTTTGTCTTATCGTTCCAAGATCAAAATGCGGGTAAAAGAAGGGGAGGCATCGTTAAATTATGCCAACCGTCGTATTGAAGATTTGTTTGCCAATATGGAAGATTTGCTTGCTAAATACGGTCCGATGTTGAATCAGTTACCGGGAGTGACGATCCCGAATATCTCTATCCCGAAGTATGATGAGGGTACTTTCCATGCAGAATTGCCTTTACCTTCCAACACGACGTTGGGAGTGAGCTATCGTCCCACTGATCGTTGGGAATTGGCACTGGATTTACAATACGTGGGATGGAATGCTTACGATTCTTTGAACGTGTATTTTAACGAGGCGGAATTGGGAATCGCACCGATTAAAGCGGAGAAAGATTATAAAAATTCAATGACTTACCGTATCGGGGCAAGCTACAAGACAACCGATCGTTTGGTGTTACGTGCCGGAGTATATTATGACCAAAGCCCGATTCGTAAGAAGTTGTACAACCCGGAAACTCCGGGAATGGACAAATTAGGGCTTTCTGCCGGATTGACTTTCGAGCCTTACAAGGGATTGCAATTTGACGTGGCTTTCCTTTACATTCAAGGGTTCAGCCAACACGGAAAGTACCCGTACAAGAACGTGGTCACGGGAGCGGATGAAATGTTCGAGGGAAAATATAAATCCACGGCATTCTCGCCATCAATAGGTATTTCTTATCGGTTCTAA